The genomic stretch GGGCAGGGCAAACGCATCTCAGGTCGAGGGAAGTCCGCCCTTTAGCAGGTGCAGGAGGTAGGCGTCGTTGCGGGCCGCGTGCGCGCGTTTGAGGGCGACGCCGAGGCGCACGCTCTTGTCCTGCTTCAGCAGCACGAGGGCGAGGCGGGTGAGGAGGGCGAGGTTTTCGGCCGCGCGGGCCTCGCGCACGCGCCGTCGGTCCTCGCCCATCTGCGCGTCGAGGCTCCAGTGCAGGCCATTCTCCACGCCCCAGTGGGCGCGCGCCGCGTGGGCGAGGCGCTTGGCGTGGGGCGGCAGGTTGCTGACGTAGGTGTGCCAGGCCACCTCCACGCGCCCACTTTTCAGGTGCCGCTCGCGGCGCACCAGCAGCAGGCTGCGCAGGCCGGGCCAGCTGCAGGGCCAGGCTTCGGGAGACAGCGCCCACGCCTCACGCACTTCAAAGCGCCCGTGGGCGTACTGACGGCTGCGGTGCACGCGGCGCGCGCCCTCGGGCAGCCCTCCCTGCCAGGCGAGCAGGACGCAGAGGCTTGCGGCAAAGCGGCGCAAGGGGCCGCGGTTGCCCTTGAGGCACAGCACGTAGTCGGCCCCCGCTCGCGTGCACGCGGCCGCGACGCCCTCCGTGCACCCGTTGGCATCCGCCGTCACCACCGCCCCCTCGAGGGCGAGCGCGTCGATGAGCTCGACGAGGCCCGCCACTTCCCCCGGCGCCCCTTCGACGCGCAGCTGCC from Aggregicoccus sp. 17bor-14 encodes the following:
- a CDS encoding ISAs1 family transposase is translated as MGKEAAGQLVVRLILRHFAGLRDPRAQRTRKYALQHVLAMALCSVLMGADSFKAMALFVADRRALFEEWLETDLGEGTPCADTFRRIFGALCPKGFERAFRLFIQQLSESLRGQVVAMDGKAVRGALQPGGNPLYLVHVWATEQCLLLGQLRVEGAPGEVAGLVELIDALALEGAVVTADANGCTEGVAAACTRAGADYVLCLKGNRGPLRRFAASLCVLLAWQGGLPEGARRVHRSRQYAHGRFEVREAWALSPEAWPCSWPGLRSLLLVRRERHLKSGRVEVAWHTYVSNLPPHAKRLAHAARAHWGVENGLHWSLDAQMGEDRRRVREARAAENLALLTRLALVLLKQDKSVRLGVALKRAHAARNDAYLLHLLKGGLPST